Sequence from the Rutidosis leptorrhynchoides isolate AG116_Rl617_1_P2 chromosome 3, CSIRO_AGI_Rlap_v1, whole genome shotgun sequence genome:
tatgtattaagggttgttatatacaattaaatattgaccgaatagtaatttttagtcaacaatgtacgcttaaataaataatatattattaatttatataatttgacataatttaactaagtatataaactttgtatcacttttattatttagttaatgtattatatatttaactatataataaatccaattatatataaatgtaataatatttacaaacttactaaaactatagtttaataattaaaatcataattattattaaaaatacaaaataccgaattatttattatttttatgcaaaatttgtatttattaattaaataaaaaaataaaaataaaataaaataaaatattattgacaaatattcttggaaaagcattaaatcaatttgtttatttataaaaaaaaatctttaaaataaatgaaaaaaaaataaataaataaataaataaattactttttaattaaaaattgtaatgaaaaaactacttttattattttattttatgcattatcccatgacctaacatttaatactttttaattttaaaatcccattaagaattaaaatatttctttttcttttatttattttattctttttacctaattttttcaagtataaatacccctcatttctcattcaaactcacaccaaaatttctctcattctctctttgaagaattactactagtaagtattcttttcttactttttatttttttactttttactttttacttttttactttttactttttacttcggttattatttttaccgaaacatgtaaataatgttataaattatatgcaattaaaaataaaataaataacatgtatacactattactattactagcacctataacctactacttatattgtaacataaaaacattttgggatatgtattagagatgtatagatcttcgaactttcttgacgaatgatttctatgagattctaggcagagggtttggatttccgatttaaagggtcctatggctcaagcccctagatctaaattagtcattcgaagggaaaggggtgattggaagcttatctaatacggcaagtatcctaaaatggaaaacactgataaaagtataaactctctagtcatagaaacttagtaaaataagaaactttctaaaaatagaaactttataaaaatagtaacttactaggaatagaaacttagtaaaacaaactatacttaaacacatacttaaacttaaacatgggcaaaacacttaactactcttaaatgtcaataggatgACTTTCCTGctcaactctctctctacttactaaggtgaattcatagcccctctttattgctagcaaacttacttacttttggggtgagacacatgctgtttttactttttacaacttagacacaagtaccaaactactaaactgtgatatgttgggctatgaccagcaagtccccaaccgacaagtataaacgataacttgttacggggcaaacttgaaagtctagtctaaatacaagtaccaactattaaactgtgatatgttgggctatgaccagcaagtccccaactgacaagtataaacaataacttgttgcgaggaaaacttgaaagtctagtctaaatatcagtaccaaactgttaaactatgctatacccggctatgtccgactaagtccctacagtgatatttttaattgcctcggcattcttaattattggggataggcctatcgggagtaacgtccccgatacatttgactaagtctttgtattacttaataatgaaattaaaccgacaaggacagacacaacttgtcatggggcaaacttgaacgtttagtctaaatatcacgcattggcataactttttgatcctgcgggagatcaactttacaaactaaatcttgtggtctaaaaaaacggtcaaactttttgttaaacctatgaacttcactcaacctttttggttgacactttagcatgttttgtctcaggtgctgtttgattcaagctcttatacttactgcgtatgtgatgctacttggacataggatcaagagatatcgcatttattacttctgcatgtgaacatttacgttattgttattcctgtcattgtaacgacatttcattttccgctgcgtactcattaaagttaaattcatcatttagttttgttctcgtttattataatatgttggtatgttttgatattagtgacgttccttccagaccctattgggaggacgttacacgttttgcgacctaacgacacctcacaaataaaaccgtccgttttggccatatcagctTCGCTTAAAAAAGATAAGTAAATGAACACCATTATCCCTTTGGTTGATATTTGGCAGATGATATATATCATGATTGGACAACACTAATAAAGGAATATTCGACTCCTATTGAGAAACAACAAATCAAATTTATCAAATTTCAAGCAAGTGCACGAAAGGGCGTGGAGCGTACATTTGGTGTTCTACAGGGAGGTTTGCTATTTTAATTACTCCGACACGAGTTATGAGTGTCAACAAGATAAGAAGGATAATTAATTATTGTATTATTTTGCACAACATGATACAAGATAACGGGTTTGCATTAAGTAGATGGAAAGAAGAATGACTTCAATAATAAAGAAAACATGCCTTGTCGGAATATTAGGAGAAGAGTCAAGGATCGTCGATCAAGAGAAAAGGAAATCAGTGATAAAGACGTACACGATCAACTACGTGGAGATCTAATGGAGCATATTTGAAGACTTCAAACAAACTTTCGTACTACAAACTAGCCGTTATCTATGTTTAATGTTTTTCAATACTTTTAGATAACTTATCTAGGAAGGAGCCATCGTAACTGCTCGCCATCGGAATAGTAGTTAAGCAACTAATTATTGtcatttttaaattttatattttctaaattaactttttattatttatgaaTTTTAAATTATGTAACGTTTTAATCATTTACGAATGAATATTTTAAATAAACCTAAGTATTTTATTAAAAACGGAAAATCAAAATTAAATGTCACATCGTCATCATTTCTCAACACATTCCCCATTACAACCCCCCTTTCTCCCATCATTGTCATGTGAGAGAATACCCAAAAGTACCCCTCATTCACTCCACGTCAACGCCACCATTATCTATGATCGAAGGTTCAACTACCCTGCTGCCTTCCCTCGCGCCCGCAACAAAAACTTTTCATGTCGCGAAATCTGCTCGAGTTGAACCATTAACTCTTGTTTCAACGACTTCACAATCCCAAAAGATTCTGTTTTCGTTATTCTATAACTTTACCTATATTACTTGGAATAACTCGATTTAATCGTCAACCACACCACGATTAAAGAAAGATTAAACTCGTGTTATAGTTTATGATATCAACGTATATAATTATAATGCTATCAATTCGCCCTCTAATAAATAAGTTCAAACTCTATCAAAAAAATgacaaaagttatatatagtgtaacaatttGATTGCATTAATTATTTTGCCAAAAAACAGGaatcaaaataaataaaaagactaGCCAACAAAAATATTTGGAAGGCGATCAATCGGAAAGTGGGGCTTCATAGTTGATATGCACCCTTACTTTATTGATTTCCAAAAACTAACAGTGTTTCAGTACACTATTCTTTGTTTTTTATAAGTGGACAACTATTCCACTTTTGCAGTAGACACTATCCATCTATACACTTGAGTAATGTAGTGTTTATTGCATAAGTATATATTTTAAAGTATAAAAGGCATATTCAGTAGTCAGTACCCAGTACACACGAAGATGCTCTTGAGTATTACTCCGTATATTTATCGACTGGCCTTCATAACAATAAACAAAATAACACCATGACACCATTTATATGTTGAAACACAAAAAATACTCCGTAGTACATCAAATATCTTGCTCATATATAAAAAGTATCTTATATGTTATAGATCTGAATAACAAAAATAACCAACTTTAGACTGACCAAGTTTTGGAAGCTCAAAATGACATATCCAAAATAATGTACATATACTAGAGGATACTTGGAAACTTATGATGAATGTGCTAACTTGGCTAAAATTACCATATCTAATATTTTTACGTCAAGGGTATCATCCACCTTGACGATACCATCGGTGCCATCAACACCGATAAGCTTTCCTGTTGACCCACGCTGGGGTCCACCCATTATCTTGATTTTGTCCGACTTCCTTGGCACTACAACCTCAATGTCATTGGGATTGGCCGTGATCATTTCACCATTCCCGCTTGAACCAAGAGCTACTCGACACGCACCATCCTGAAACACAACAAAACACACACTTATAAACACTTGTTTACACTTGTTGCCATGTTGAATCAGTAACATAACCTATAGCAATAAATATTCTAGTATAGTTATGTTTTTACTTTCTTTTTCACATATTAACACCTAACTGTACATCAGTACTTGTGTTAAAAATCTGCTAAGATAACATATGAAGGGACATACTTCCGCTACCAAATCATTGGTAAACGTAGGAAGTCAAAAACAACGTACCAGAAGCACTTCTCGAATGACACCAATAGCACCATCTTCACCTGATCTTCGGACATTGACCAATATATCTGGCAGAAACCACGGCCCGTCATTATCACCACCTGCAAACACCATCCCACCCATCAATTATATCCACATTATTTCATAAAGAAATTTGCCTTGCCCTTTGGAATTTTAAATCTACCAAAACTTTCAATCTGTCCAATTAAATTGATTTACACCTCCAGCTATTACACACACATCATGCACACATAATATGTTGGAAGCATACAGAAATGGAACTCACCAACTACAGGTGACATAATATCCAACCCTCCACCTCCAGGAGTCATAGGTTGACCACCAGGAGTACCAGGTAAATAAGCAGAACTTGGTGTCATGGGCGGCTGTCCGCCAGGTGTCGATGGCAGATATGGGCTTGGAGCATTAGCTGTAGTAGCATAATAATAGACATTAACATAGTTGAACCAAATATAATTTTATGTCAAATCAAAAGCATTTTTCATGACGGATGTTACCATAGGAAGGGTTACTATCCCTTGGTGTGCCAGCTTCACTATAACTCCCACTGGGAGTGTTGGCCCATCCCGAACCGGGAGTCGGTGCTTCATATGCTCTTGAACGAGGACTTCCAGGCTGCattcaaaataaaaatattaaaaataataatcacaacatAATATACCTTAATCTAGACCATATCAAAGGGGGTAAACGTGCTCACCTGATATTGAGGACTAGCTCCCCAAGAACCAGGGTTTCCATCTTCCCATGAATCcctaatataacatataataaataataaacaataatttgtatttatataataaaatacacAGGCATTGCATACTCTTGTTTAGACATCATAAATAATATCTCACGGAAAATACTAACCTTGCAGGACTCATTGGTGCATATGGATTCCATGCTCTATCACGCATAGGAGTCCTCATGCCATCATGAATAGGTGTTGCTGATAAAATATAATTGCACACATTAAACATGAAAAGATATTATGATCCATCAATAAGACCGTATAGTAATATATGAAAAACCAACCTCCGGGATCTCTCATAGGTGTCATATACGGATGGAGTGGAGTTCGTGAAGGATGCATAGGTGTCTCACTTCCAGACCCATATCTATGTGAATCACTGGTAAAGTATACaaacattaataatatattaatatccgATTATCCAATTTGCAGTAAtggaaaagataaaaaaaaaacttataaggTATCTAACTATACCGGTATGGGGTCGTGGTAGTATTCACAATGTCGGCTATTTTAGTGCGATCGACTGCAGAGTGAAGGGCAGAAGTTTTAAATTAATGCTTATCAACGGCGGTATATAAAGAGTGAAAAGGGAATAAAAGCTTGCCTGTAACAACCCTCATTTGTGACTCCAATTCAACCCGGATTGATGTTCCATTAACATCAACAACCCGCCCTTTGTATCCTTTGAAAGGACCCAATCGTATTTTGATGCTTCTTCCAACTAAAGAATCTTTCCCTCCTCTTCCGCCACCTCTAAATTGCCTCCCACCACCTACATCAATGTCAAATGCTGATTAGAGTACCCAAAAAATAACCTACTTTTAATTAAAATTTGAACTCAttaaaagatatatataaaaaataaactaGAGTGCAACATACCTAGTGGTGGACCTCCTCTACCTGGAGATCTTACAGGAGAATTAGGAAGACGAGTGGGAGTCCTAAGTTGAGCAACCCTTGACTGCAGAGGATTGCCCTATACAAGTTGAGTAATAAATGTATTATTTAATGGATCAAGAAAAGGCGAACATATAATAAAATTATCAACACTAACAATAGAATTGAATGATACATACATTTCGATCACCATTTGCCCTAGAACCACCAACAAGTACACATGACTGAGATTTAGCACATATAAACCCTGCATGCTCTAGATGATGACGATCAAAGATGAACAGAATTCCTCTATAGATATGTTCAACGGGACCTTGTCTTCCctgtataaaaataaatatatttattatattcagCAGACAGAACACCTTCTAATAAAAAAGTCAAAGAGACTTACCTTGCATGGACCATCAAGAACTTTAACCACGTCTTTTACGGATATCGTATTTTTAAACCGATCCTGGGCAGAAATTTTCCTATCAATTTTGTATTTAATATCTCGAAGCCTCACGAGCTGAACTTCAGCTCGGTCAGCAACACCTTTCAGCACCTGCAGGCAAAAACTACATTATAATCTCAATTCAACAATTTGCAAGTAGATGTCGCAAAATGGTCTAAAACCACTAACCTGAAAGGCTTCACTATCGACCCGTATTATTACACCAAAGTTCGAATTGCTGCACATAGTAGATAAATATAAGATTTCTAGCTTAGAGAAAGCATCAAGCAACAAGTGTAAACGAAAGCTTACTCCAGTTGAACAAGATCATGGAGCTCAAAATCCCCAATTTTTGTAATGCCAGATGTCACTTCAGAACTCTCCACAACATTGTCGGAGAATACACGTAGCTATCATCACATAAAGGGCATCAGAAGGGCATAAAGGGAATTTCATTATATCACAGGAAAAGAAAGATTTTAGAACAAAGCTAATTAATAATTTCAGTACTTACAACTTCCTTAGTGGTATCTGACACAATGTTGACCAAATGTCCCTGAACGGTGACAACCATTCCGGTCACACCTTCTTGAGCACCAGAAACAACTTTCACGTGATTCCCCGGCTCAAAATACTTGCAAAGCTCCCTTTCACTTACAGCAAGAGTTTGCTGCATGCGGAAAATAGATATTTGAACATTAATCTAATTTTCAGATAAAGAAAATAGTATGCTGAATGCATTTAAAAGTCATAGAGTTCTTATTGACCCATTCCAGGTTGAAACTAAAATAGTAAACAGACCCATTTGTGACAATGTTAATTTAAAGCAAACAGAAGATATAAATACTTACTGGAAGGCCGGCTTCATTTGGTTTGATATGAACAGTCCCTTCTTCAACTTTTTCCACCCATCCCTTTAGATTTTTCAGGTCCCCTTTAATAACAATAACTCTATCACCTTTCATAAAATGTCCTTTCTTTCTGTTTGCGAAAAGTGTTGACAAACTTGCAATATCACCATCCCCGTTCTCATTAGGTTGTCGGAACttttcaagttcatcaaaactaGGCTGTATATTCTGGGTGCTTATTGATTTCATGGATACAGTTTTATACAAGAAGCCATCCTTGAACATCATGCCATTTATGTTCTCAAAGTAATCACCAGTCATTGGATCCCGTCTACGCTCAACACGTATATTCATTTCTCTGGACATTTTTCAAAGAGAAAGAATGAAAAATAGATTAACATTAGTAATACAGAGAAAATAATGACATGCATAAAAATTATTACAAAAAACGAGGCCCACCTAGCTTCATCAACGTTCATAAAGCGAGGTGGAGGAGTAAATGCCTTTTTCTTCTGAACTTCCCTACCTTCCTGAAATGGGGAAGCAACAACATAACTGTAAACAACTTGTCAAGGATATATATTCCAGTCAAATGTAGGATCTTGACACGAATATAGTAGATATAGAGATGGTAATATCGACATATTTCCTCAAAAAGTGGTCAAATCAGGTTATGTTTAGTTCTGATATACCAGCTAATTAAGAAAATTAGCAAAAAGCAATCAAGTTGTTCACATTCCAAAAAATATTCTAACGGAAAGTTCCTCCTAATGCATTCTAttaaataagattattattattagtaactgatTATTAAGTAACTGTAACTTAACCCAAAAGAAACGTTGCAGGGCAGCCCGAACCTGCGTGTACCCACAAAATTACCCGTGTGGACCCTTTACCCAGGCTCCTACTTTGTCAAGTCTCCTTTTAAGTATCAAGATGGATAAAGTTCCTTTGTGAAAAACTAAAGATAACTTCAATCAAACAGAACATAAAAATATTCGCAAATTATCCAGCAGCCAAGCACTGTAATACAGCAATGAATATCAAAACGGAACATAATACACGCACCAATTTGTTTGCCAAGGCCTGTAAGTCGATCCGTGGAATTAGTTTCACAGTTACTCTCTGTCGAACATTATCCACATCCACAACCTACAACAAAAGAAACTTTTATTTCACAAAGTAACGCAATAAAGTATATTCCTTGGTGAAAAACAAAATAAGGTTTGTTACCTTAGCAAGGTCTCCTTTATATGTTCCAATCTTCATTCTGACCCAAGTGTCCCTAGAAATATCAATTGCCTTACTCTCAACTGATAGAACATCTGTCATTTCCTTTATAGGGACTAGCAAAATCTTGCTGCCAGTATAAATATTACGCATACCCTTGCAAGCCTGAAAATTCCCACATATAAACAAAAGGTAAGGGATCTTCCAAATTTTTTGTTAATGTACCTAGTAATATATTAAAGGGTATTACCGGTAGGTTAACCAAACATACAAAAAAGAATTAATTCTAATCCATTATCTAGAACCTAAAAATAAACCAATTATGCTCGAAACTGTTTAACTAGAATTTAGATTTCAGTTATCCAGTTAACCACTTGGCCTTTTTCTACTAGAATAAAAAACTGATTGGAGATATTAGACTGAAATAGGTTTAATATATTCTAGAGATGTTGAGCATATCCAAAACAAAAAAAGACATAAAATTATGAGACACGTGTAACCTAACAGATATTACAAAAATAACAGTTCAATCAACCAAAAAGTGATAACAGTTTAGCAGCTTTCAATCTCATATTTCTTTTACAATTAACAAGCATGAAGCATACCTCTTTCACATGGGCTTCTTTATCTGCTTCAATATAGATGTAGTTCTTCAAATGGTCAAGAGCAATGGCAGATCTTATCTGCAACTCAGGACCTCTATCAATACATTTCTGCATTAAACAAACAGCTACCTCTCTCTCATGACCAATCTAGCACATAATGGTAAGAACATATGATTAACAAACTAGTTTTACATGATAATAGTAAAATAGTACTCGTAATAGTATTATACTATAGACAAAGCTTTATAACATACCGCACATTTCACCATCCACAACTTTGGATCACGAACCGATGGTAAGAGAGCTTGTTGTTCCACCTCAGtctgatcatcatcatcatattctgTACGATTCCTGGCAAACCTCTCTTGAATTATTCTCTCAAGAGCTTCAACATCTTCCTGGTCCTCTTCTCGTGAAAGCAAAGGACGGTGATGCATCCTTCTTGCATCCGCTTCATCATGTAGATCAACTCTCTCATTCACGATGAAGTCTGTTCATCAAAAGGCCCATCAGAAAATGCATATGAACAAGTAATTAAGCCAAGACAGATGAATTCAGAGTGGAAGAGATAAGTAACGGGAGACGTGGCAACGTACATCCTTCCTTATGGTAGAAAAAACAAAGGTGTTCAAAGAAACTTAAGCAATATCTTACTTATAATTTGTTAATTAGTAACAagaatattaatataaaaaaggtTTCTTCAAGAAAAACTACATCATAAACTCATAAAAGATCATAAAAAATTAGAGACCAACAAAAAGTCATAGCTAGCCCGAATAGAAGTAAGATAAGATATAGATTAACATCATGATACAGTACACAAAACTAAGAACAGAAAATTGGCAAGACTTACAAAATGATTAATACTCTAAAAAGGATACACTATAACACAATGTATTAAACTCCAATCACTTTGCTATTGTACATATTGCACCAAGAAACTTCTTTTTGTATGTACTGGACATACAAACTTACTCATTAATGCATCCACTAACATGTAAAACAGGTGCGCAGCTTTTACAAATTTGTGACTTATTTTCTTAAATAGAACAAGAAGCCACATGAGCCGCAA
This genomic interval carries:
- the LOC139898902 gene encoding putative transcription elongation factor SPT5 homolog 1 gives rise to the protein MARGRDEYEDDVEEEEEEEEQEDADAIDEDYGSSRGGGGGGGERKRRRSDFIDDAAEEDEDEYEEEEEEEFDEDDEDYGGSRRRGSRGGGKAAKKASGAGFFELEADVDSDAEDEEDEDGEDDFIVNERVDLHDEADARRMHHRPLLSREEDQEDVEALERIIQERFARNRTEYDDDDQTEVEQQALLPSVRDPKLWMVKCAIGHEREVAVCLMQKCIDRGPELQIRSAIALDHLKNYIYIEADKEAHVKEACKGMRNIYTGSKILLVPIKEMTDVLSVESKAIDISRDTWVRMKIGTYKGDLAKVVDVDNVRQRVTVKLIPRIDLQALANKLEGREVQKKKAFTPPPRFMNVDEAREMNIRVERRRDPMTGDYFENINGMMFKDGFLYKTVSMKSISTQNIQPSFDELEKFRQPNENGDGDIASLSTLFANRKKGHFMKGDRVIVIKGDLKNLKGWVEKVEEGTVHIKPNEAGLPQTLAVSERELCKYFEPGNHVKVVSGAQEGVTGMVVTVQGHLVNIVSDTTKEVLRVFSDNVVESSEVTSGITKIGDFELHDLVQLDNSNFGVIIRVDSEAFQVLKGVADRAEVQLVRLRDIKYKIDRKISAQDRFKNTISVKDVVKVLDGPCKGRQGPVEHIYRGILFIFDRHHLEHAGFICAKSQSCVLVGGSRANGDRNGNPLQSRVAQLRTPTRLPNSPVRSPGRGGPPLGGGRQFRGGGRGGKDSLVGRSIKIRLGPFKGYKGRVVDVNGTSIRVELESQMRVVTVDRTKIADIVNTTTTPYRDSHRYGSGSETPMHPSRTPLHPYMTPMRDPGATPIHDGMRTPMRDRAWNPYAPMSPARDSWEDGNPGSWGASPQYQPGSPRSRAYEAPTPGSGWANTPSGSYSEAGTPRDSNPSYANAPSPYLPSTPGGQPPMTPSSAYLPGTPGGQPMTPGGGGLDIMSPVVGGDNDGPWFLPDILVNVRRSGEDGAIGVIREVLLDGACRVALGSSGNGEMITANPNDIEVVVPRKSDKIKIMGGPQRGSTGKLIGVDGTDGIVKVDDTLDVKILDMVILAKLAHSS